A window of Heptranchias perlo isolate sHepPer1 chromosome 43, sHepPer1.hap1, whole genome shotgun sequence contains these coding sequences:
- the LOC137306504 gene encoding E3 ubiquitin-protein ligase pellino homolog 1-like, with amino-acid sequence MGLKPEANNHPGNTNTGSACSNSTGMVLEGSTEAVRVQALDLHSSCTRSQLHVTLGSNEHSQSSKDFVKYGEFIVLGYNGSLANGDRGRRRSRLALYKRSSANGVKPDVIHITSTPLASKALSNMGQHSVSYTLSRSQSVIVEYSHDSNTDMFQIGRSTETLIDFVVTDTAPSSQNNSEAQSMQSTISRFACRITCERSPPYTARIYAAGFDSSKNIFLGERAAKWRTPDGLMDGLTTNGVLVMHPARGFSEDSAPGVWREISVCGNVYALRETRSAQQRGKLVENESNVLQDGSLIDLCGATLLWRTTEGLEHAPTLKHLEALRQEINAARPQCPVGFNTLAFPSLARREVIEKQQPWVYVSCGHVHGYHGWGCRKEQGADERECPMCRRVGPYVPLWMGCEAGSYLDTGPPSHAFCPCGHVCSAKTVKYWSRIPLPHGTHAFHAACPFCATWLTGDKGYIKLIYQGPLD; translated from the exons AATGGTCCTGGAGGGAAGCACTGAAGCAGTGAGAGTCCAGGCGTTGGATCTACACAGCAGCTGTACAAGATCCCAGCTCCACGTCACACTGGGCAGCAATGAGCACTCCCAGTCCAGCAAGGACTTTGTCAAATACGGAGAGTTCATTGTCCTCGG TTACAATGGTTCACTGGCGAACGGTGACAGAGGGCGACGGAGGAGTCGTTTGGCATTGTACAAGAGATCCAGTGCTAATGGCGTCAAACCGGATGTGATACACATTACATCGACACCCCTTGCCTCAAAG GCACTGAGTAACATGGGGCAGCACAGCGTGTCCTACACACTGTCCCGGAGTCAGTCAGTCATTGTGGAGTACAGTCACGACAGCAACACAGACATGTTCCAG ATCGGTCGGTCGACGGAGACACTCATTGACTTTGTGGTGACGGACACAGCCCCAAGCAGCCAGAATAACAGTGAGGCGCAGTCCATGCAAAGCACCATCTCCCGGTTCGCCTGTCGCATCACCTGCGAACGCAGCCCGCCCTACACCGCCCGCATATACGCAGCCGGCTTTGACTCGTCGAAGAACATCTTCCTCGGA GAAAGAGCAGCGAAATGGCGGACACCGGACGGGCTGATGGACGGTCTCACCACTAACGGAGTCCTGGTCATGCATCCAGCACGCGGTTTCTCCGAAGACTCTGCCCCTGGCGTGTGGCGGGAGATCTCGGTCTGCGGGAACGTGTACGCCCTCCGAGAGACCAGGTCAGCGCAGCAGAGGGGGAAGTTG GTGGAGAACGAATCCAACGTCTTGCAAGATGGCTCGCTGATCGACCTGTGCGGCGCCACGCTGCTGTGGCGCACGACGGAGGGGCTGGAGCACGCGCCCACCCTCAAGCACCTGGAGGCCCTAAGGCAGGAGATCAACGCCGCTCGGCCGCAGTGCCCGGTGGGCTTCAACACGCTGGCCTTCCCCAGCCTGGCGCGGCGCGAGGTGATCGAGAAGCAGCAGCCCTGGGTCTACGTGAGCTGCGGTCACGTGCACGGCTACCACGGCTGGGGCTGCCGCAAGGAGCAGGGGGCCGACGAGCGGGAGTGTCCCATGTGCCGTCGGGTAGGGCCCTACGTGCCCCTCTGGATGGGCTGCGAGGCAGGCTCCTACCTGGACACGGGCCCCCCCAGCCACGCCTTCTGCCCCTGCGGCCACGTCTGCTCGGCCAAGACGGTCAAGTACTGGTCACGGATCCCGCTCCCCCACGGCACGCATGCCTTCCACGCTGCCTGCCCGTTCTGTGCCACCTGGCTGACCGGAGACAAAGGCTACATCAAACTGATCTATCAGGGGCCGCTGGACTGA